AATGCTGATTTTAGCTCCAACTTTCAAAGGCATAAAAAGGAGCAATGATTTCTTGACAAAAGCTCATTAGCTAGCCTAGTGGCTGTCTGAAACACATCTTTGGTGTCGATTACTACTTCAACGCAAacgtaatcaaatttttttttagattttttatgcATATATTCGATTATGATTGTTTTACACAAACCATTTAGCATCTACTGactttttccaaatgaaaattttagaaaatgtgGAATTCAGAATGttataaagtaaaatttgttGGATCAGAGACACGTGCATTTTCAGGACAAACGTTAAGTGAATTCAGTGTACATTGAGTGAGACATAGACTTAGagagattttcatttttgtaacGGGATTCCCaaacgggagagaaagagacttgTGTTACTTTTCACATGGAAAAAATATACCtcgatttttgtaaattttcattcttttgtaGATGAACAGTTTCATGGTTGACATAGTATTTTAGCAGGGTTGTTACTTTAAatgtaaataacaaaacaattataCATTTTTGATTAACCGTGTTTCGCTGTCACCGTCTTCCGTAGTGTAGGTGTTATTCCGCCAGTAAAGTAATCTAAATAGCTCAACAAAACCAACTGAACACTGTTCTTTACCAATTTGCCAGctaatttggttgtttttctaGGCAAGTCTTTGTCTGAAAGCTAAAAATGGGAAGTAATCGTTCAAAGCATTAGAAAGAGACGACAAAAAATGTGTGCAAATCAATTTGCCATTATATTTATTACGTACTATGTTGTTGATATATATAATCCTTCGGTGAAAATTGCCGCGAAGTCCCAAAACGTGAtatttgtcaatttttcttccttcttccgcAAAGTTAATTGGGGGCCTGGCTTGTACTACTTCCAGCCGATCTGCAACCTCGTATGTAGTAATTGTTCAACGAATGATTAAgaattcattaattatttcGTAAAACAAGAGGCTTACCAAAAACGACAAAAGCAGAGCTCCGAATAACAGAGTCTGGGACACCATGTCGCGATTTTGGTTTTAGTCAAAGTGGCCGAAAAATTTAGCCAGGTGTTTGTTTTATACCGCCAAGTTTGTAAAAGGTAACACCTGAAGGCATTGTTtcacttaaaaaagaaaattctgcgACCCAtttatcaaaggaaaaaatcccCTATTCCCTTGGGTGACGAAAACCAAAACTTGATATGTAAATGAAACAAgttggttgtttttcaaaaggttAAATTGGCAACTAGAAATCATCAGATTTCTATATGTAGATTTATGTTTATACAGTCGCTTTGATGGTATAATAAATTCGACGTTGTCTT
This window of the Daphnia pulex isolate KAP4 chromosome 5, ASM2113471v1 genome carries:
- the LOC124194162 gene encoding uncharacterized protein LOC124194162 gives rise to the protein MVSQTLLFGALLLSFLVADRLEVVQARPPINFAEEGRKIDKYHVLGLRGNFHRRIIYINNILSDKDLPRKTTKLAGKLVKNSVQLVLLSYLDYFTGGITPTLRKTVTAKHG